In Spirochaetota bacterium, one DNA window encodes the following:
- a CDS encoding Zn-ribbon domain-containing OB-fold protein has protein sequence MNFDMTKPLPEVQPWSARFWEGTRQGKLLIQTCKACNAIIFYPRKACPECWSDKLDWIEASGKGTVYTFSTAYSMVEPRFMDELPYTIAYVDLDEGIRMMTRIIGCDPKEIKIGMKVEVTFFQREDFHLPYFKPAKG, from the coding sequence ATGAATTTCGATATGACAAAACCGCTGCCGGAGGTGCAGCCCTGGTCGGCAAGATTCTGGGAAGGGACCAGGCAGGGGAAACTGCTTATCCAGACCTGCAAAGCCTGTAACGCGATAATATTTTATCCCCGTAAAGCGTGTCCCGAATGCTGGTCGGACAAACTGGACTGGATCGAGGCGAGCGGAAAGGGGACCGTGTACACCTTTTCCACGGCGTACAGCATGGTCGAGCCGCGCTTCATGGATGAGCTCCCGTACACGATCGCGTATGTGGACCTGGACGAAGGGATTCGGATGATGACGCGTATCATCGGGTGCGATCCGAAAGAAATTAAGATTGGCATGAAGGTCGAGGTCACCTTCTTCCAGCGCGAAGACTTCCATCTTCCTTATTTCAAGCCGGCGAAGGGCTGA
- a CDS encoding thiolase family protein, producing MSKGKLAIIGIGEVPTRTMPERTRWDILYEVCMQAVKDSGLHKNDIEGTVIVSPQAQERLTGELSFGKLPEELGLKGVRDSVVINAGGASTSNCLRMAEQWIESGIARAVLIPHVTVHSTIPLPDVVNFFARAGVDLQWEYPYGSTYNIIMGMMANRFMRDHGCTEEEMASVVTALRSWASRDPNSIFYGKEVPSVEKVMASDLLNTPLHKRESNITADGGCAMVVVSAEDAKKMKRPAAYKLGESVRYFSGSPVMRDFDKVAEGFKVTAKEAMAQAGIKKEEVSIWNCYLAYPLGHPIMAEALEVAPKGQAGKYFLQGRMSFGGDIPWSTIGDAPGRGHTGSGVSAATYVETARQLMGKAGERQVKNCTYVYQNTAGGSGFNNIASIWGRE from the coding sequence ATGAGCAAGGGAAAACTGGCAATTATCGGAATCGGGGAGGTCCCCACGCGCACCATGCCCGAGCGCACACGGTGGGACATTCTCTATGAGGTATGCATGCAGGCCGTAAAGGACTCGGGTCTTCATAAAAACGATATCGAAGGAACGGTCATCGTCTCCCCGCAGGCCCAGGAGCGCCTTACCGGCGAGCTTTCGTTCGGAAAGCTGCCGGAGGAGCTTGGCCTCAAGGGGGTTCGGGACAGCGTGGTCATCAACGCGGGCGGGGCGTCCACGTCAAATTGCCTGAGGATGGCGGAACAGTGGATAGAGAGCGGCATCGCGCGCGCGGTGCTCATTCCCCACGTTACGGTGCATTCGACCATACCGCTACCGGATGTGGTGAATTTCTTCGCCCGCGCGGGGGTCGACCTGCAGTGGGAATATCCTTACGGCTCCACCTATAACATCATCATGGGCATGATGGCGAACAGATTCATGCGCGATCACGGTTGTACGGAGGAAGAGATGGCTTCGGTCGTGACCGCTCTGCGGAGCTGGGCGTCGAGGGATCCCAACTCGATCTTCTACGGTAAAGAGGTGCCCTCGGTCGAGAAGGTGATGGCTTCGGATCTTCTTAACACGCCGCTTCATAAAAGGGAAAGCAATATCACCGCCGACGGCGGGTGCGCCATGGTGGTCGTTTCGGCCGAGGACGCGAAAAAAATGAAACGGCCCGCGGCCTACAAGCTCGGCGAATCGGTGCGGTACTTTAGCGGCAGCCCGGTAATGCGCGATTTCGACAAGGTCGCCGAAGGGTTCAAGGTCACCGCGAAGGAGGCGATGGCGCAGGCCGGCATCAAAAAGGAAGAGGTGAGCATCTGGAACTGCTACCTTGCGTATCCCCTGGGACACCCGATCATGGCAGAGGCTCTTGAAGTAGCGCCGAAGGGCCAGGCCGGGAAGTATTTTCTCCAGGGGCGCATGTCATTCGGCGGGGACATCCCCTGGTCGACGATAGGCGATGCGCCGGGGCGGGGCCATACGGGCTCCGGGGTGAGCGCGGCAACATACGTGGAAACGGCCCGCCAGCTTATGGGCAAGGCTGGAGAGCGACAGGTCAAGAATTGCACATACGTGTATCAGAACACGGCGGGCGGGTCCGGGTTCAATAACATAGCCAGCATATGGGGGAGGGAATAG
- a CDS encoding MerR family transcriptional regulator, with protein sequence MYIYLADNWVVTQQPGCKKWLNRFKIPGRCRYTCIPGKGGAFCGRAIHPCIAGNHDMKEKEQMTISELERVSGTPASTIRFYLRERLLPPPERRGRTRAFYGKIHVKRLRDIGKMRDSSGLSIKAIQEKLASSTREDAARVADSDSFDRAGDIMKAAIALFRSRGYGNTSLNDIVEGAKISKGTFYLHFKGKSDLFIKCADMVFYDIDREFSELHDVHDIIEKFRMRAVRFIRKYRHMIDMLNIARGLLGAAPAKNRSALKKIISNLVTPLISDLNEGVDRGLFRTLDMNIFAHMLMGAVEYGIYYLEGKDDAAIEQWIDRSLSLILNGISPPRSVPSDPTRRRS encoded by the coding sequence ATGTACATATATTTGGCAGACAACTGGGTAGTTACACAACAACCCGGCTGTAAAAAATGGTTGAATCGTTTCAAAATCCCGGGCAGGTGCAGATATACTTGCATTCCGGGGAAGGGGGGTGCATTTTGTGGACGGGCGATTCATCCGTGCATTGCCGGGAATCATGACATGAAAGAAAAAGAACAGATGACCATATCCGAGCTGGAGCGCGTGTCCGGAACGCCCGCCTCAACCATCAGGTTCTATCTTAGAGAGCGGTTGCTGCCGCCCCCCGAGCGCAGGGGAAGAACCAGGGCATTTTATGGAAAAATACACGTGAAAAGGCTTCGCGACATCGGTAAAATGCGCGATTCATCAGGGCTCTCGATAAAGGCAATTCAGGAAAAATTGGCGTCTTCCACCCGGGAAGACGCAGCGCGCGTTGCCGATTCAGACTCGTTCGACAGGGCCGGCGACATCATGAAGGCCGCCATCGCACTGTTCAGGTCGCGGGGGTACGGTAATACCAGCCTGAACGATATCGTGGAAGGGGCGAAGATCAGCAAGGGGACCTTTTATCTGCATTTCAAGGGAAAATCCGATCTATTCATTAAATGCGCCGACATGGTGTTTTATGATATCGACCGGGAATTCAGCGAGCTGCATGACGTTCACGACATCATAGAAAAATTTCGCATGAGGGCGGTACGGTTCATCAGGAAATACCGGCATATGATCGACATGCTCAATATCGCGCGCGGGCTTCTGGGCGCCGCCCCCGCAAAAAACCGCTCGGCGCTTAAAAAGATCATTTCCAATCTCGTGACGCCCCTGATCAGCGACCTGAACGAGGGCGTCGACCGGGGCTTGTTTCGTACGCTGGATATGAATATTTTTGCGCATATGCTGATGGGTGCGGTCGAATACGGCATCTATTATCTCGAGGGCAAGGACGACGCGGCGATCGAGCAATGGATCGACCGCAGCCTTTCATTGATTCTCAACGGCATAAGTCCGCCGCGGTCCGTTCCTTCCGATCCTACCCGGAGACGATCGTGA
- a CDS encoding MerR family transcriptional regulator translates to MDRPQPFIDSQRHKSAAVRSFRSYPETIVKSTRYYKISELSRISSVPIPTIRFYIREGLLAPAIKTGKTVAFFHDAHLERLGRIKKLRKEDGKSIAHIREELGRMPAHEEMPENAVITSSGKRDVIVAAAIALFIKKGLSETSIDDIVNDARIGKGTFYRYFRDKTELFLECADSVFHDLYSNVWQEIRRERDIRKRMRKRAEAFFDSYPRWIDMMNQLRYASVSDDRFFREKFHSVLDQIVAPIARDLEVLKKEGGVPPDLDCREAAYTLMGMAEYSAALIQGKAYSAAEVVQLFMDFALNGLKK, encoded by the coding sequence ATGGATCGACCGCAGCCTTTCATTGATTCTCAACGGCATAAGTCCGCCGCGGTCCGTTCCTTCCGATCCTACCCGGAGACGATCGTGAAATCCACGCGGTACTATAAGATATCGGAGCTTTCGCGGATTTCTTCGGTCCCCATCCCGACCATCCGGTTCTATATCAGGGAAGGACTGCTTGCCCCGGCGATCAAGACCGGCAAGACCGTCGCGTTTTTTCACGACGCCCACCTGGAAAGGCTCGGACGTATTAAAAAATTGCGGAAAGAGGACGGGAAATCGATCGCGCATATTCGTGAAGAGCTCGGCCGAATGCCCGCGCACGAGGAGATGCCGGAAAATGCGGTGATCACCTCCAGCGGCAAGAGGGATGTGATCGTGGCCGCGGCAATCGCGCTTTTTATTAAAAAGGGCCTGAGCGAAACCAGCATCGACGATATCGTGAACGACGCGCGCATCGGCAAGGGAACGTTTTACCGCTATTTCAGGGATAAAACCGAATTGTTCCTCGAATGCGCCGATTCCGTCTTTCATGATCTGTACAGTAACGTTTGGCAGGAAATCAGGCGCGAGCGGGACATTAGAAAACGCATGCGGAAGCGCGCGGAGGCGTTTTTCGATTCGTATCCCCGGTGGATCGATATGATGAACCAGTTGAGGTACGCCTCGGTGAGCGACGACCGTTTTTTCAGGGAAAAATTTCATTCGGTGCTCGACCAGATAGTAGCGCCCATCGCCCGCGACCTCGAAGTCTTGAAAAAGGAAGGCGGCGTCCCGCCGGACCTCGATTGCAGGGAAGCGGCCTACACGCTCATGGGAATGGCCGAGTATTCCGCCGCGCTCATACAGGGCAAGGCTTACAGCGCCGCAGAGGTAGTGCAACTATTCATGGATTTTGCGCTGAACGGTTTGAAAAAATAG
- a CDS encoding cupin domain-containing protein, translated as MFNREEGDGYKTAAKGIRMKTTVSGEKTHMTSFILEKGNLLPFHSHPHEQTGFLVSGLIMLTIGKESFETRPGDSWCIPSGVEHGAEILEDSVAIEVFSPPREDYLA; from the coding sequence ATGTTCAACCGGGAAGAGGGGGACGGATACAAGACCGCGGCGAAGGGAATCAGGATGAAGACCACGGTGAGCGGCGAGAAGACGCACATGACAAGCTTCATCCTCGAGAAAGGGAATCTCCTTCCCTTTCACAGTCACCCCCACGAGCAGACGGGCTTCCTCGTGTCGGGTCTGATAATGCTTACAATAGGGAAGGAATCCTTCGAGACGCGCCCGGGCGACAGCTGGTGCATACCCTCCGGCGTTGAGCACGGCGCCGAGATCCTGGAGGACTCGGTCGCGATCGAGGTATTCTCACCGCCCCGCGAGGACTACCTGGCCTGA
- a CDS encoding 4a-hydroxytetrahydrobiopterin dehydratase: MEELAQRKCAPCDAGTPPMNAKEIELLVGQVGEWKVVDNHHLARDFKFRNFREALDFVNRIGAVAEAEGHHPDIMLSWGKVSVTLLTHKIHGLSENDFILAAKIDALLAPVR; encoded by the coding sequence ATCGAAGAACTTGCGCAAAGGAAGTGCGCGCCCTGCGATGCGGGGACCCCGCCCATGAACGCGAAGGAAATAGAATTGCTTGTGGGGCAGGTGGGGGAATGGAAGGTCGTCGACAATCACCATCTTGCAAGGGACTTCAAGTTCAGGAACTTCAGGGAGGCGCTCGATTTCGTGAACCGGATAGGCGCCGTCGCGGAGGCCGAGGGGCATCACCCGGACATCATGCTCTCGTGGGGAAAGGTGTCCGTGACGCTGCTGACACACAAGATCCACGGATTGAGCGAAAACGATTTCATACTCGCCGCGAAAATCGACGCCCTTCTTGCGCCCGTGCGTTGA